The genome window AAGGGATCCAGGTTCTGGTCCAAATCGGCGAACTCGTGACGTAATGCCTGGAACTGTGTCCGCATCTTTTCAAGCTCATCGTTAAACTCATCAAACAAGCTCACTGGAATCCCTTGATCAGACACGACAAGCTCAATCAGTTGCTTCGCTTTTCTGTGCATCTTTTCATGGGATATTTCCAGAGACACAAAGGTGGGATGTTCCTGAATCAGCTCGATATGTGAGGTGTACAACCACTCACCAAATTCACATGACTTATGTGCATCATTTTTGAGATCTTTTTCATCAGGTGCCACGCGGGACACTAACACTCGCAAAAGCCGTTGATACCATTGTTGATGACTGTCTATCGCTTTATCTATTTCATCAATAACAAAGCGTAATTGTTGGTGAATCACCGTTGTCATGCCTGCCCATCCGATTGGTAATGAATATAGAGCCGACGATGTCAGACTCTCATTTGACTATTCCATATTAGCGTTTGCTAAACAAGCCTTATTTGATTTATCCAGTCATGACACGTTTGATACGCTCAGCAGCTTCTACCAGCAATAACTCATCTCTTGTATAGGCAAAACGACAATGTGACACAGCTTGGTGATGGCCAAAATCCAAACCTGGTGTGATAGCGACACCGGCTTGACTTAGCAGGAACCGGGATAAAGCCATACTATCGGGTATCTGCTCATTCAGCAGTGTTGAACAATCTGCATAAAGATAAAAAGCACCTTGTGGCGTGACGGGTATGGAAAAGCCGATATCTTTCAATAATGGCAGCAAGGTATTTCGGCGGCGCTCAAAGGCTTGGCGACGTTGTTCTAATATCGCTAAGGTATTGGACTGAAACGCCGCCAGTGCGGCATATTGCGACATGGTCGTTGGTGCAAGAAACAGATTCTGGGCTAATTTGTCCATCACTTCGGTATAGCCTTCCGGCACCATTAACCAGCCCAAACGCCATCCCGTCATACCAAAGAATTTAGAAAAGCTGTTGACGACAAACACCTGATCACTCACCGATAAGGCCGTGGGCGCGTGAAAGCCATCATAGGTAAGGCCATGATAAATCTCATCAACGACTAGATGGCCTGATTTTCTCGCGACAGCAGCAGCTAACTCCTTGAGGTCTGGTTGGGTTAACACCGTGCCTGTTGGATTAGATGGTGAAGCGACTAAAGCCATCGCGGTATTATCATCCCAATATTGCTCAATATGCTGAGCGGTGAGTTGGTATTGGTTATTCGCATTAACCGGAATACTATTGACGCGTCCTTCAACAAATCTGGCAAAGTGTTTATTGCAGGGATAACCGGGATCCGCCAACAACACCTGCTTCTGTTTCTCGAGTAACGCTCCCATTACCAAAAGTAATGCGCCTGATGCGCCTGGTGTGACAATAATTCGCTCAGCATTGACCTTTACCTGATACTGCTGTTCATACCAGCCAGCAATTGCTTCTCTTAATTCAGGCAAACCACACGCTGGGGTGTAATGCGTCTTACCTTGCTTTAATGCATGCATGCCGGCTTCGATAATCGGTTGAGGTGTGTCAAAGTCGGGCTCACCCACTTCCATATGAATGATGTTCTGTCCTGCCGCTTCCAGCTGTTTAGCCTGAGACAAAATATCCATAACGTGGAAGGGAGAAATTGCGTTTGCGCGACTGGCGACTTTTTTGGTCATGCCGTATCCGTTTGAGTTTTAAGGTGAAATAATTGGCGGCTAGTTTAGCAAATTCAGCTGGTTTAACAGCAGCTATTGAAAAGGCTTGCCAATGCCCATACATAGGCGTACTAATCTACTGTTGAAAAAGATAGACAGGTGCGCGTTTCGGTGCCATGCTCTCTGGTTTTTAATCAGACTGATGTCGAGACGAAGAGAAAAAGTGATGGTTTTTTATTGTTAAATAATCAATTATCACCACACCCGTTCATCGACGTTAATTTTAATTTTGCACAAGCTGGGCGCTTCTGGTATAGATTCGCCCTTGGTTTTAGAAAGTATGAGGTTTCAAGATGGAAAACACTCAAGTCGACACTAAGATTACTCCTTACCAGGAGCAAGCAGGCGAAGAGTATATGAACGATGCTCAAGTTGAGCACTTTCGTCAGATTTTAGAAAACTGGAGAGCACAGCTTCGTGCTGAGGTCGACCGCACCGTTCATCACATGCAAGATGAAGCGGCCAACTTCCCCGATCCAAATGATCGCGCCACACAGGAAGAAGAATTCACACTTGAGTTACGCACACGTGACCGTGAACGTAAATTAATCAAGAAGATTGATGAGTCACTGGTGGACTTAGAAAAAGGTGACTACGGTTTCTGTGAGTCATGTGGTACTGAAATCGGTATTCGTCGTTTAGAAGCTCGACCAACAGCAACGCTATGCATCGATTGTAAAACTCTGGACGAAATCAGAGAAAAGAACCGCATCTGATTCGTCTGTTATAAGGCGTTGTTTCAAAGCATCAGGATTGATGCTTTAAGACCTCATACGCATAAAAAAGCCCCGATACCGGGGCTTTTTTGTATCGTCTGTTTCAACCTCTAATCATTAGATGGTTCATAGGTATAAAGTAAATCTACACCACTTTCAGTGCCCGATTCAGCTTTTAACGCCCAGATTTTACTTAGCTGATATCGAAGCTCCACACTACTGACTGAATCAAACACGCCAATCCCGTAGCTTAGATAGAGTTTTGGTGATAAGTATTTACCAATCGTCAGCGCTGCATTTTCTTTACTATCACCGGTAATAGCAAACTCATCCAGACCAAACGTGTTAGCAATATCGTCACCAATCATCGCCCCATTTTGTAGGCCAATACCTGTCGCCGCTGAGGCCAATAGCGCCGCATCGGTGGCGCTGGCTTGCTCAATCGGTTTGCCTAAAATCAAATAAGATAAAATATCATCCTGACTCATATCAGGATCAGAAAATAACGTTGCCTGAGGTGCACTCACATTACCTTCAATATACAGGCCTGCAGTCACCTCTTTTGTTTCTCGTACTGCTTTAATATCCAGCTCAGGATTATCAATAGGACCAGAAAAACGAATTTTGCCATTGTCGACTTTCAACAACTGTCCATAGGCAATATAGCTTCCGTCTTTAATCGTTATCTGGCCATTACCTAGCAAGACATCATTAGGGTTACCTGACACCTGCAAATTACCAGTCAAGCGTCCCTGAAATCCCATAGCTTTGATCTGAACTTTGTCACCAAGACTGACCGTGATATCCAACTGAGTTTGTGAGGAACTCGCCTGTTCCGTTTGGGTATCTGAAATGACCTTCACATCAGTACTGGGGCTCACTGATGAGTTAAACCGAGTCGGTTCAATCTGGGCGCGTGGAATCGATACTTTCCCTGTGACTTTGGTGGCTTCCGGAGTCACTGTAATCGTCATATCGGGCTCAGCAATAACCAGTGCTTCAGGTGTGTTCATCACTTCAAGCTGTGACCCTGATACATTTGCAGTCAGCGCCCAGCCCGAGTTCTGTAGCACATATTCACCTGTGACATTGAGCTGCCCTTCACCGGATTCAGCCATTAAGGTCATCTGAACCTTGTCAAGGTTACCGTTAATATCCGCTTGGATATTTTTCACAATAATTCCGGCATCCACCACGCTAACCTGTCCATTAGCCAACTTCGCTTTACCATCAATCTCTGGTTGCTCTATGGTTCCGCTAATACCGATATTGACATCCAGCTCGCCTTGCAAGCCTTCAATGGCCGGATGTGAAAATTGTAATGCTGACATATCCGCGATATGGGTAGTGATCTTACCTTTTAGTGCTGCCTGGTTTGGGTCGGCCATTAAAGCCTCTGCACTGGCTGTTGCTATGTCTGCATTGATGGCTGATACACCCTCTATTTGAGGTTCAATGTGCAGCTGTGCTGTGGTCTGAGTCTCATCTAACTGATACTCAATAAAGGTATTTTTCAGCGTAACGGCTTGCTTTTGTTGAAGGTCTGACTGATTAAGCTTAACAGAACCATTTTCTAGAGAAATTTTGCCTGCCCCCGTCATATTATTGTGCTTATCTGCTGCCAGGTTAAAGCGGCCTTTTAACTGTCCTTGCAGCTGCTCAAGTTCCACGGCTAGTGGCTCAAACAAAGTCAAAGGTAAATCCGCAAACTCGCCTGATACTTGCCACTGTTCTTGAGAATGTATTGCAGCCAAACAGAGATTTCCTTTTTCAGACTGCCAGCAGTGACGGGGAATATCTTGCTGTTGCGCACTGAGTTGAAGCTCACCTTTTTCTCTCAGTTGCCAAACACCCGCCTGTTCATTACCAAAACTGAATTGACTGAACTGTCCTGTCCATATTTCCTTGTTCAGCTGTCCGTCTACTGCTAAATCGAGATTGATCATGTTTGAGTCAACATTAAGCTGTATTTGGTGAGACTGTTGTTTTCCTTGCACAGCAAGCTCAATACGATTTATGAGTTGATCGGATAGCGTCAGTCCAGTAACAAGAATGCTGCTATTGGTATTGCCATTAGTTTGCAGACTGACATCAATATTGCCTGAGAGTGTCTCTATTTTTGTTGTTTCAAAAGCAAGGGCTTGGCCATCAATGTCAGCCAAAATACGTGGCTGTTCGACACTACCTGTTAACTCGCCTTCACCGCTCAGTTGTCCTTGCAAGCCAGGATACAGATCTTGTAGGTCAGGTGAGCTTAATGTCCAGTCAATATCTAGGATGCCATTTTGAAGCTGTCCATTTAAACTCAACTGTGAATCACCGGAGTTTGCTTTGAGAGTATCAATCCAGACATCTTCAGCTTGGGTGCGTAGTTTGGCTTCAATCGCCAGCGGTTTCTGTCTCAGTGTGCCAGATAATCTCAGCGACTCTAATTCGACGGCTAGTTGCTTATTTTTCTGGCTGACTTTTAACGGTACCTGACCGGATAAGTTACCTGGCCATTCTGGCACAATAATCCCAGGGTTGAGCTGTGTTAATGTCAGCTCACCATTCACTAAGGATTCACCCACCCAGGCTAACCGGCCTTGATATTCAACTTTACCCTGCCCCAACTCAACATATAATTGGCTTTGCTCAAACCCTATATCGGTTTGTCCATCACCTGAGGCTTTTACCTTCATGGCGACCTCATTTACCGATAAATCAGTTTCTGAGCGTAATGTCATGCTGCTGGTATTGCCTGCTAAACTTAATCGACCTTCCCTTATATCAATAGCTAATTCACTAAGCGAGTCAGGTATGGTGATATCACGCCAATGGGCCTCAAGATCATAAGTGATTGGGGTTGATGACCAGTCAATATGACCTGCCGTATCGATATTTCCCCCAGACCTTGCATCTCGAGTTGTTCGATTTCAAGCGATGAATCATTGCCTTCCAGCTTTGCCGTGATCGCGATGGGCTCATTCTGGTAACTTGTTACCGTATCCATTGTAGCTTGGTAATGCTTTAATGAACCGGTTAGCATGACTTCGCCTTGCTCACTTTTTATCAACATATCGTCGCCTTGTAATGGCCACTGAAGTTGTTGCCATACCGCCTTAAGATCAAAGGCTATATCAGGTGTATTAGTATTGACCTTGCCTGCGACGGTAATGATTTTGTCGTTATCAGGGGTCGCTGTAAGCTCGATATTCCAGTCAGCCATATCGTCAGTGTTAGCTTGAATAGCCAGATCAATAGCTGGCAATTCCGGCTGTTTCGCCGTCAATTGCAGCGAGCTCGTCATGCTAGACAGCGTGCCTTTAGCTTGAAGATTGACCTTGTTTAGTTCTAATGGCTGCTCAGGCACAAGTTGACTGACATCAACTACATCGGCAGAGACTGTTAATATCCAGTCCAACGAAGAGGTCAGGTCATTAACAACCAGTTTCTGCTCAGATTTAACGGGCTGCTGAACATGCTGAGTGAGTACCAGTTGTTGTTGATTGCCGCTTATATTGCCATCGATGATGACAGTTTCAGCTAAGACATCCGAGATTTGTGCCTGATACGCCAAATCGACCGCATGTTCTGCTGTTAAGCCTATACGCCCTTTCAACTCTAGCTGCCCATCTTCGCGTTCGATGTATAGTTTTTTGATAATGACATCATCTGCTATGGTTTCAAGCTCAAGCTGGACATCTTCCAACAACGTATTGCTTGCTTCAGTTTGAGCAACAGTGACATTTTTAACACTAAGCGTTTCCAGCTTAATGCTCAAAGGTAAATGGATATCCGGCAGTGTGAAGTCAGAACTAGACTGTTCCGTCTCCTGGCTTTGTTCTGATGTGCTCAAGATCAGACCATCCACAGCCACTTGTTGAATGAATAACTGGCGTTTTAATAAAGCTGATGGCTGCCATTGCAATACCACACTCTTAATCTGAACGGCGGTTCCCTGCTCTGGTTGATAACGAACATCAGATAAAGACAACTTGCCGAATAATTGGCCATTAGCTTCTTTTACATTCAGCGCCGGCACAAATGTTTGAACGATATTGAGTGATGCTTTCAGACCTGACTGAGTCGTCAAAAGCCACCCCATACTAAGAATGATGGCCACAAAAACAACAATAACACTGATAAGAATGGGCTTACGCATGTTTATAAATCCGGGCCAATAACGATGTGTAATGCAATGGGCTCATCCTTATCTGAGAGTCCCTTTGCTAAATCAACACGAATTAAACCGACAGGTGAACGCCAGCGAACACCAATACCAACGCTGTATTCAATTGGATCACTAAAACTATTAAAAGCGTTACCAAAATCAGAAAAGACAGCCCCGCCCCAGTCTTTAAGAAACATATGTTCGAGCTCCACACTACCTACCGCGAGATAACGTCCACCCACGACGTCACCATCAGAGTTTTCAGGCCCAAGAGATTGGTAGTCAAAACCGCGAATACTGTTATCTCCACCAGTAAAAAAGCGCAGCGAACTCGGCAGCCTGTCAAAGTCGCTGACCTCAGTCGCACCGACCGATCCTCGTGTAATAAAACGGCTATTCTCACCAAACGACTGAATGAACTTACCTCTGACGACGATCTGACCGAATGTAATATCTGATAATACGGCTTCTGATGCGCCAGACAGACTCAAAGATAAACGAGCCCCGTGTTTTGTGTAGATAGTATTGTCAGCCCAGGTTCTACTCCAAGACATGCCTGGAATAAGTAGTAGTGTCGATTCACTCTCATCAGAAATATCAAAATTTTCCTGTAATACTTTGAGAGAGCCTGTCTCGTCCCAACCCCACCTATCACGTTTGTAATAGCCACCAACAGCGAAGGATTCACTTTCACTAGTATCTGTATCTTGCTGTTTAAATTCAGTATTCACACCCACCGTATTAATGGTTTCACTCCAGAAAGGCATGACATAATCAGCACTGACTGTGTTGGTGACTTGTGATAATCGGGCATTCGCTTCGAGCCGGTGTCCTCGCTTGTTCACGTAACGGTTTTCCCAGCCAAGACTTAATCTTGCACCGGTGTCAGTACCGTATCCCAACCC of Methylophaga marina contains these proteins:
- a CDS encoding pyridoxal phosphate-dependent aminotransferase, whose translation is MTKKVASRANAISPFHVMDILSQAKQLEAAGQNIIHMEVGEPDFDTPQPIIEAGMHALKQGKTHYTPACGLPELREAIAGWYEQQYQVKVNAERIIVTPGASGALLLVMGALLEKQKQVLLADPGYPCNKHFARFVEGRVNSIPVNANNQYQLTAQHIEQYWDDNTAMALVASPSNPTGTVLTQPDLKELAAAVARKSGHLVVDEIYHGLTYDGFHAPTALSVSDQVFVVNSFSKFFGMTGWRLGWLMVPEGYTEVMDKLAQNLFLAPTTMSQYAALAAFQSNTLAILEQRRQAFERRRNTLLPLLKDIGFSIPVTPQGAFYLYADCSTLLNEQIPDSMALSRFLLSQAGVAITPGLDFGHHQAVSHCRFAYTRDELLLVEAAERIKRVMTG
- the dksA gene encoding RNA polymerase-binding protein DksA, with the translated sequence MENTQVDTKITPYQEQAGEEYMNDAQVEHFRQILENWRAQLRAEVDRTVHHMQDEAANFPDPNDRATQEEEFTLELRTRDRERKLIKKIDESLVDLEKGDYGFCESCGTEIGIRRLEARPTATLCIDCKTLDEIREKNRI
- a CDS encoding translocation/assembly module TamB domain-containing protein, with protein sequence MTLRSETDLSVNEVAMKVKASGDGQTDIGFEQSQLYVELGQGKVEYQGRLAWVGESLVNGELTLTQLNPGIIVPEWPGNLSGQVPLKVSQKNKQLAVELESLRLSGTLRQKPLAIEAKLRTQAEDVWIDTLKANSGDSQLSLNGQLQNGILDIDWTLSSPDLQDLYPGLQGQLSGEGELTGSVEQPRILADIDGQALAFETTKIETLSGNIDVSLQTNGNTNSSILVTGLTLSDQLINRIELAVQGKQQSHQIQLNVDSNMINLDLAVDGQLNKEIWTGQFSQFSFGNEQAGVWQLREKGELQLSAQQQDIPRHCWQSEKGNLCLAAIHSQEQWQVSGEFADLPLTLFEPLAVELEQLQGQLKGRFNLAADKHNNMTGAGKISLENGSVKLNQSDLQQKQAVTLKNTFIEYQLDETQTTAQLHIEPQIEGVSAINADIATASAEALMADPNQAALKGKITTHIADMSALQFSHPAIEGLQGELDVNIGISGTIEQPEIDGKAKLANGQVSVVDAGIIVKNIQADINGNLDKVQMTLMAESGEGQLNVTGEYVLQNSGWALTANVSGSQLEVMNTPEALVIAEPDMTITVTPEATKVTGKVSIPRAQIEPTRFNSSVSPSTDVKVISDTQTEQASSSQTQLDITVSLGDKVQIKAMGFQGRLTGNLQVSGNPNDVLLGNGQITIKDGSYIAYGQLLKVDNGKIRFSGPIDNPELDIKAVRETKEVTAGLYIEGNVSAPQATLFSDPDMSQDDILSYLILGKPIEQASATDAALLASAATGIGLQNGAMIGDDIANTFGLDEFAITGDSKENAALTIGKYLSPKLYLSYGIGVFDSVSSVELRYQLSKIWALKAESGTESGVDLLYTYEPSND
- a CDS encoding autotransporter assembly complex protein TamA, which codes for MPAIASLYRLLFIFILIFFSSVSLSDPIKLTVKINGVDEALSKTLLNGLSIEKQKDSDRLNQRYLEKLHTSAIEELRTMLTVFGYYQPDINAELHHDKDNWQAIYTIALGEPVKLSLVDLSFIGEAAEDPEFIKLKKSFAIEPGQQLNHQKYEAAKKSILTLGMSRGYFEGKLTQSEVEVDVPKNIANVYLHYDSGVRYRFGQTLFPDTVVGEPLLEKLLPYTEGEPYLNTKALTLRKNLSDSGYFDSVSVKTNRAERDDGSVPMDISLEEKPRQLYTAGLGYGTDTGARLSLGWENRYVNKRGHRLEANARLSQVTNTVSADYVMPFWSETINTVGVNTEFKQQDTDTSESESFAVGGYYKRDRWGWDETGSLKVLQENFDISDESESTLLLIPGMSWSRTWADNTIYTKHGARLSLSLSGASEAVLSDITFGQIVVRGKFIQSFGENSRFITRGSVGATEVSDFDRLPSSLRFFTGGDNSIRGFDYQSLGPENSDGDVVGGRYLAVGSVELEHMFLKDWGGAVFSDFGNAFNSFSDPIEYSVGIGVRWRSPVGLIRVDLAKGLSDKDEPIALHIVIGPDL